TATACCTTAACTTCTTCATTTATAGTGGAAGAAAGTACATGTTGGTTGATCGAAAGGGTGCAGTTCTTCGAACTATGCTTGATCATGACTTGGCAGTAATTGAGCTGAAAGAGATACAGGCGTGATTAAactgatttttgttttattgctgACTGTAGGTGGGAATTTCCACAGTTGTAGCCATGCGATTATCTCAAGTGGCGAATCTGTTCTTTCTTGACCGAGAAGgagtattttcaaaatttgcttacAATCACTCTGGTCGATCTACAAGGTTGCCACAAAGTTTTAGTACTTGTAAATCCACCGTGGCTCAAATTGGCAAGCTGTTCTGGACCCAAAATTTGGGAGGAAAAGGGTCCCTAAAGATCATGTAAAAGTGTAGAGGATTAAAGGCTGCCTAGGAGATTTCACAATTAAAGCGCTGCTTGCCACAATGAAAGGAGTTTCAAAACGAATCAGTCAAATTGTCCGTGTAAAAGGAGGCCAGATGAATGCTTTTACAAATAAGAAAGGTTAATGGCAGTTCAAACATCACCattaaaaagtttgatgaatgcGTCTCACATTTTTTCAGAATTATTTGTATTTCTAAGTGCCTGCGTACTTTGTGGCAGCCCTGCGTGCCACAGTGATGGGAGTAAACGTGTTCAAAACGTATCAATCAAATAGTTCGTGCAGAAGGAGGCCAAATGTATATATTTACTAAAAGGAAAGGTTAATGACAGTTcaaacattattttgaaaaagtttgatgaatgcTTCCCATATAGTTTTAGAATTGTTTGTATTTCTAAGTGCCGGCGTTCTTTGTGGTAGCCCTGTAGTTTTatatctcctcattcaaattccgttggactaaAAGACTTGATGCAGAGCGAAATCTTCCCTTAGCTTGACTAGGATGCACTAAATTTCCCAACTCTCCCTATTTCCATGAATTGAGGTACACGTCTCTGACAGCAAAGTGTATGAGTTAGAGAATTTCTAATGTCGTTCTTTCGTCATGATTTTTTGTGGCACTGTTGCAAGCCTTCGACAATCATTAGttcattcatcatcatgagaCCAGGGGCTGATGTTACGAAACGATTTGTCCAACGTCCAGTACGTACTTTGAGTGACCCGCGCACGAATTGTGCAGGTCCAGCAAGATTGGgatgttataaaaaaaattgtcgaGTGTCCGACTTGGTAAAGTCCGGCACAAAACTTACGAGTCAAGTTGATACGTAAATTTGACGTCTACTAGACATTTCATATTGACAAGTTGTGAAAACATTGTTTTAAAAGCATGTGCATTCGAAACAAAGACAGATTGTGCGCTCCTTCCtttcatttggattgaattggatcaaaatgtaTTCTTCGGACTCTGACCTTGAAGAAGAGGCTGACCGATACCTTACATTTGAACCTGTCGGACGCCAAGGCCGTATTTTTCATCCTCGACAATTTGATGAGGACATACCCAACTATGTGTTCCGTGAGCGATATCATGTACCCCAATCTGTCTTGGATCAATTGGATACCCTCATGAGAAATCAGTTAGATCCGGCgaccaaaagaaattgttcaatcaatgccaggaagaagatcaagatctttcttcatttccttggCACCAATGGCTTTTATCATGTCATGAGGGACTGCCATGGGGTTGACACCCACACTGTGTTCCGTGCTGTTCATCAGGTTGCTGAGGCTTTGTTTGGATATCGTGAGCAATTTTTTGGGTGGCCAACAGATCGAGCCATGGAGTTGGCTCAAAAGTTCTTTGATGTAGCCCCATTNNNNNNNNNNNNNNNNNNNNNNNNNNNNNNNNNNNNNNNNNNNNNNNNNNNNNNNNNNNNNNNNNNNNNNNNNNNNNNNNNNNNNNNNNNNNNNNNNNNNNNNNNNNNNNNNNNNNNNNNNNNNNNNNNNNNNNNNNNNNNNNNNNNNNNNNNNNNNNNNNNNNNNNNNNNNNNNNNNNNNNNNNNNNNNNNNNNNNNNNNNNNNNNNNNNNNNNNNNNNNNNNNNNNNNNNNNNNNNNNNNNNNNNNNNNNNNNNNNNNNNNNNNNNNNNNNNNNNNNNNNNNNNNNNNNNNNNNNNNNNNNNNNNNNNNNNNNNNNNNNNNNNNNNNNNNNNNNNNNNNNNNNNNNNNNNNNNNNNNNNNNNNNNNNNNNNNNNNNNNNNNNNNNNNNNNNNNNNNNNNNNNNNNNNNNNNNNNNNNNNNNNNNNNNNNNNNNNNNNNNNNNNNNNNNNNNNNNNNNNNNNNNNNNNNNNNNNNNNNNNNNNNNNNNNNNNNNNNNNNNNNNNNNNNNNNNNNNNNNNNNNNNNNNNNNNNNNNNNNNNNNNNNNNNNNNNNNNNNNNNNNNNNNNNNNNNNNNNNNNNNNNNNNNNNNNNNNNNNNNNNNNNNNNNNNNNNNNNNNNNNNNNNNNNNNNNNNNNNNNNNNNNNNNNNNNNNNNNNNNNNNNNNNNNNNNNNNNNNNNNNNNNNNNNNNNNNNNNNNNNNNNNNNNNNNNNNNNNNNNNNNNNNNNNNNNNNNNNNNNNNNNNNNNNNNNNNNNNNNNNNNNNNNNNNNNNNNNNNNNNNNNNNNNNNNNNNNNNNNNNNNNNNNNNNNNNNNNNNNNNNNNNNNNNNNNNNNNNNNNNNNNNNNNNNNNNNNNNNNNNNNNNNNNNNNNNNNNNNNNNNNNNNNNNNNNNNNNNNNNNNNNNNNNNNNNNNNNNNNNNNNNNNNNNNNNNNNNNNNNNNNNNNNNNNNNNNNNNNNNNNNNNNNNNNNNNNNNNNNNNNNNNNNNNNNNNNNNTGATAGTTACCTTTTCTTCCGATGTACCAACTTTTTGGTTGTAGGAGATGTTGATCGAAGTTGAGGGGTGAAGGAAATAGCAGGTAATGGCTGAGATTCAGAAATGGACCTCTTTGGAATTGGAGGGGCCGAGTCAGCGAATGTGTGAATGTTTCTATGGGACGGGGAGATGTTGATGGAACAGGAACGAAGTGGGAGGTAGATTCCAATGGATCCGTTGAAGGAGAAGTGCATGAGAACGATTGCATGATTGCAGCATGGGAAGCCATTGAGGCGGAGGATGACGGAGCAGAGGGGACGGAATTTGACATCAAGGAATTGGGAGTTGAATCTGAAAATGATGACTTTTGattcaatatcaaaacaattttgaatgaatgtctTAAGTACGTGAGATAGCCGACATGCACTGTGTGGTTATAAGTTAACTGACACAGCTAATGATCACCTAACTTACTTATTCCATGATCCGGCACTCCCACCCCCATGACGTTGGCAGTCTCACGCCCTTCAATATCCATAATAACATCATCCAGCTCTGTCCATTTGCCACCTTGAGCTCCAGTTTTCTTCTGATCTGCAAATCTTTTGACTGTTGCTCGTCTTAGGTTTCCCCACACAGTATCCCGTAGAAACGCAGGGCTTTCCACAATCACCCCTAAGGATCTCATGTATTGGGCCACTTCACTCCATGTATTCAGTTTGTCTTGCTTGGTTAGGGAAGCACTGAAACGGGGTATCAGAAGATTCCTATTTTCTCGAACCAAAAGGGCCAAGGCCTTCTTCTGTTCGAAGGTGAGAACAACGGGCTGCAAACAAAAGATCAATCAAATAAGGTGTGGTGGATCCAGCCGGATGCCTCGGATGGAGGTGGGATGCCAGATGGCCGTGTTCGGATGATTGCCATCGACCCACAAGTATTTGGCAGGAGGCAAATTGATTTCACAACTACTCATACTCGCCTGTTTCTTTCCTCGAGACGCCATAACATAGAGCGTTGAAAAAAGGGACTAAATCCTGTTCTTCATGCGTGTTTACAACTGAATCTAGTTTGCACATGTTCCCTCAGTATCAATTCATCAGGGACGCCACAGACGAGCTTggattgaagaggaagaatagGAATACAACAGGAAATAGGCTGTGTTTCACTGAGTGGGGGCCCTGCTCCAATCAGTTGGCTGGTCACTCATCAAAACTGCACTTGGTCACATTCAGCCATGTCTAGTTCAAGACCCTACAAACAAAATCTTTATAACATCCACTATCGCATGTCCGTCGTCCAGCCGGACTGTCTAGTCGGACATAGGACGTTTTCTCCCGATGTTTTATAACATCAGCCCCAGGAAAAGATCTCAGTTTAGATGCAAAACACCTAAATTATCCTTACTCCAATGTCAGTACTTGGTGAATATTTCAAAAGTGactaaaatgtaaaaaatgctTACAATGTGTAAATGAATGCTATCGAAGATCATCATTTTCGAACTGACTTcgaaaaaagttttaaaaaaacgaATTCAAGAGAGCAGTTTACTTAGCgttgatttttcaaacaagcaaaatgGCTGTTACAACGTAACCTAGTTTATGATACCTTCGCCTTCCAAAAATTATAAAAGCTATGAGGCAATTCATCACAATatgatttatatttttttagacATGGGCTAGTTCCTGATGTGATATCAAATGGTATAAGTATCCTAATTGAATTACCGAATGCGTTGACGATAAGAGGATTCCCAACAACTGAATCGCTCGCCAGTATTTGACTTGGATCTGATGAAATAGACGACATGATTTNNNNNNNNNNNNNNNNNNNNNNNNNNNNNNNNNNNNNNNNNNNNNNNNNNNNNNNNNNNNNNNNNNNNNNNNNNNNNNNNNNNNNNNNNNNNNNNNNNNNNNNNNNNNNNNNNNNNNNNNNNNNNNNNNNNNNNNNNNNNNNNNNNNNNNNNNNNNNNNNNNNNNNNNNNNNNNNNNNNNNNNNNNNNNNNNNNNNNNNNNNNNNNNNNNNNNNNNNNNNNNNNNNNNNNNNNNNNNNNNNNNNNNNNNNNNNNNNNNNNNNNNNNNNNNNNNNNNNNNNNNNNNNNNNNNNNNNNNNNNNNNNNNNNNNNNNNNNNNNNNNNNNNNNNNNNNNNNNNNNNNNNNNNNNNNNNNNNNNNNNNNNNNNNNNNNNNNNNNNNNNNNNNNNNNNNNNNNNNNNNNNNNNNNNNNNNNNNNNNNNNNNNNNNNNNNNNNNNNNNNNNNNNNNNNNNNNNNNNNNNNNNNNNNNNNNNNNNNNNNNNNNNNNNNNNNNNNNNNNNNNNNNNNNNNNNNNNNNNNNNNNNNNNNNNNNNNNNNNNNNNNNNNNNNNNNNNNNNNNNNNNNNNNNNNNNNNNNNNNNNNNNNNNNNNNNNNNNNNNNNNNNNNNNNNNNNNNNNNNNNNNNNNNNNNNNNNNNNNNNNNNNNNNNNNNNNNNNNNNNNNNNNNNNNNNNNNNNNNNNNNNNNNNNNNNNNNNNNNNNNNNNNNNNNNNNNNNNNNNNNNNNNNNNNNNNNNNNNNNNNNNNNNNNNNNNNNNNNNNNNNNNNNNNNNNNNNNNNNNNNNNNNNNNNNNNNNNNNNNNNNNNNNNNNNNNNNNNNNNNNNNNNNNNNNNNNNNNNNNNNNNNNNNNNNNNNNNNNNNNNNNNNNNNNNNNNNNNNNNNNNNNNNNNNNNNNNNNNNNNNNNNNNNNNNNNNNNNNNNNNNNNNNNNNNNNNNNNNNNNNNNNNNNNNNNNNNNNNNNNNNNNNNNNNNNNNNNNNNNNNNNNNNNNNNNNNNNNNNNNctgggattccaatcctggtagcggtaaggaagtccgcaaaaaaaaaaaaattgggtgCCTTATTTTAGTTTAGTGTTAGTGTTGCAATTTTTGAGCGGCGAGTTGTGTCAAGGGAATGAACACTGGAGACAGATTCGGATGCAGTTCCACATTAGCACCTCGCTCTTTGATCTCTAGTACTTTCACGGTGATGATGGCGCCCAACTCATACTCGGGAGCATATTCGTCTGTTTTAAGTTGCTCTATCATCTCGTGAGCTTCGGCCAACGACTCGGCGTTAGGTGCGAAAATCGTCCATGACGATTCGTCGTTCCCTTGCGAGGTTTGAACGCCTATTTCGGTTTGCATCTTCTTGAGATTTCGTCCTCCTGGTCCAATAAAGCTAGTTCGTTTGTGAGCAGGAATGGTAAGCACCTCTGTCACAGGCAGATTCGTTTTATCTGTTCGAGGTTCTTTGATGCAAGTTGACATGATATCTAGGATCCGACCTAAGGCTTTCACTCCTTTTCCTACTGCATCATCCACGATATGCAGTGGTAAACCGGGAATCTTGATATCAGCTTGTAATGCAGTGATGCCCCCGTCTTTGGTGACAGCCATTTTAAAATCCATGTCTCCTAAGTAGTCTTCCAGTCCAAGTATATCTACAAGTACTTGATGGCGTTTAATTTCATCATTATCGTATTCGGTGACTAGTCCTAAAGCCACGCCTGCAACCGACTGAGTCAAGGGCACTCCAGCGTCCAAAAGGGCCAAAGACCTGCCACAGATCGATGCCATAGAAGATGAACCATAGGATTCAAGCACTTCAGAGGTGAGTCGAATGGTGAAGGGATAATTTGATGGAATCACAGCCCGTAGCCCCTTTTCAGCCAAAGCCCCATGACCCAATTCTCGGCGACCAACCGTGGATAGTCCGATTTCGTTGGTAGCATAGGGAGGGAATTcataatgaacaaaaaagttcttcTCCTTCATGCCACCGGTCATGACGGATAAGGAATCAGCCTTGAGCGCGGATTTGGGCGAATCGAGAGCTACCGTACACAACATTGGATTTGACCGCGTTGAATCAAAGCCGATCCGTGCAAAGGTTTGTGCAGGTCACGCTCACACACAATGGGTCGAATCTGATCCCATGCTCGACCGTCTACCCGTGTCTGACGGCCAAAGAAGAGATCTTTGATCAAATCTCCGTAGAGTTGGGTataaaatgcatgaaaaaggCTGGTGTCATGCATGGGGTATTTCTCGCGGAGCTGCGCCACAGCTCGATCACGAATAGCAAAAGTCGCCACGCCTCGAGATTGTTTGTCGTGCGACAGATCAAGGTTAGCGGGCTTGAGGGGTTCATAGCACAAAGTTCGCATATCCATGATCACATCAGTGGGTAGTTCGGATCGGAAATGGCATGCACGTTTGACCACATCTCGGTGTTATCAGCCGCGCTCCGAGCTATGAGTCCGGCACTCTCGGCTCCTAAATGAATGGCGTCTAAAACCAGCGCTCGATTGACGGCCTGAGCTTCCGCCTCTAACATGATCATCTCACCCCGGGCGTTGCCACTCACTATCAGGTTGAGTTGGCTGCGAGCCAGGGTCTTGCGGGTCGGGTTCAGCACGAGCGCCCCATCCACCCAACCCACCCGCACAGCCCCGACCGGTCGGTGCCAGGgagtcccttcttttcttataacttcGGACCGATATGACTTCCCACAAGacttttaatttcattttaaatttcttccaactcacgttatcgtgttacagcttggcctctgtaacattattgactatctatgtcatgtcttcgttaatttgcccaggtcctggtgaaaacaagcttttgcttacccagaacctgaggaattacatgctcatgaatttttttatgtatcaagatgctaactcaaagataaaatgccgacattatttaatcatgatcaaagtgttcctgaaataaatctatctatcaaTCTAACGAAAAGGCAATGTGCACTAGCTCTTCAGTAGGTTAAAAGACGTGggagttttgttaaaacctgGGTATTGAGatcaataacgtttatcactGTTATTTTCACCACcttgtctggtgatatgttgctatcaaactgggtgtataatgcataaaatacccagaaatgtaaaatagcAAATGCACTACACTATCCTAATGTTTcattcctccctttttaccaccattctGTTTATGGTGAGTACTAGGACCGAAATCTacttgcttttggcaggtacacaagctttcagccattaaaaatataatctaagaaGTGTCATGATTTATAGTTCGTACGGGCTTAACAACAAGAGTCCGTAggaacaatgagataaaagtatctggtgagaagtttttgttgcaaagctctGGCACCTTATTAATTCTGAaggatggcaaacttgaagaattaacacaaaattgtgttgacagaaatatatatGATACATTAAAAAGAGGTAGctcaatgggctttttcaagtgcatttcataatcaaaagaccaaacaacacGAAGTTCACACCCTTCATTCACAAAAATTCAATATGTATAAAGGGTAAActgatcttttttttggttttcttcatttcttccactttttgagGAACTGTATTattgatgtggttataggGAGGTCACCAcgcaggccaacaactttacaGTTTAGTCTCATAATATGGAGTGCgtcccaaggcctaattatAAACACTTCAAtttagttaatagaaaataggagtatgggtcTACTAGTTTGGATCTCAAGgtggaaacaggttgctgatggccgtctggggatagagttgaaattcccatTGGCTTTTTACAACAGTTGTAAaaactcttaatgctctctccgggtgtcatgaatgccgttgACAATATGGGGAATAATGACCAATGAAATCTTGGTTAGTAatttgagagcaaacaaatttGGCTTGTCAGTCACATCAGTTATCACATAGGAGAGCAAGGGACaatacttttgaaggaaatacacaaATGACTTTCTATTACACAGATTCATGTTTGAAACCTGAGAGACAGTCACACACCATTACTCGCAGCAtgcccaatcatatgtcaataatctcagcttgttcaggctggtcagcctctttcttagttttaatgaatccgTATCAAGCTCCCTAGATTActtgcattcacaagtcctgatgacaaggctttggtctttggatggccaagtcctgggaAATAAGAATGGGCGGTCTCTGGGCTGCAAAAGTAAGGCTGCTTGAGTCACAGTTGGGGACACTTTGTGTCCAATGAAGGGTCATTCAtgccttttcttcattttgagtcctatctggaTCTTGTGATACGATGTTTTCAACACTTCAGATTTCGTAGGTTCAGGCATGGTTCAGGGCACGGTCGCTTCAActttagccctttcaatgtctagcagctgttgatttttagggtgactgtgtgtccagggtagagccgtccttgcTTCAaataccgggtgtcgaggataagattagacaaatttgtcactttcacgTAAAAGCATCATGAATTTCTTAAAAGGTAATTTGGAGAGCTAAAATTCTAACATATTATAGATCAGAATACGTAAAATTTACgttatttttgacatttttttatttaaagctaagttttcgaaatattatcctttgaagcaatgactttagccaatctggtccaaaaacagtgacaaaaagtgcggattttggcaggagagaattttcaatggttgatcaATTAGGCGGCCAAGAACTTTAGTTAAAGGGTgtctttctttgcaagtttctttctcaacataGGACCAACACAGTATAGTCCAGAGTGttaagatctggagaatttgggggccatagtttaggcctccaaaacaaGATTACCTCATTATCCAGTAGGAGATTGTCCTTTTGGCGGAATGAGcaggagcaaagtcttgttgaaagacaaaggGCCGTGTTGTGCTACTTATCTCATCCAGGGTATCACTGtagacttgaaaacctcaattttGGCATCTGCATTAAGTCAAATCCCTCTGGCAACCAGAttggagatccaatccaatgcatCACATTGGTTTGCTTGAAACTGCCTTGATGCATCTGTTTATTCCAGCTATCACTGTTGGATATCTAAGTGCTGGTGTCTTGCATTCCTAAGAGGGGGGATTACAGTCATCTTGCCAATCAAGaaagtttttgacattgtaaATCGTCCGGCGGCCACTTTAAGGTTCCAACTTACTTCTTTAGAAGTGAATCCCGCACACAGCAAAGCTAcaatggattctctttttgctttcatagatttcagctttgaaatttttgtatttttgtttacataaaagaaaagagcggacaatgacgaaaaaatgagataaaactcacgcaaccttgaaagatttcaaggattttagaaagaaaaaactgtgtgtctaatcttatcTTCGACACCCGGTATATAGAGAGCAAAGGCGCTGCGATCacatgttttcgtttcagctgtcgctggtaggcaaaatgtttcattcgtagtcacgctacttaggacaactatggtacaaatttgaatcgttgttGACGGCTTGCCCAGAatagaaacccctaatacgactccttagctggattcttggacacggtcgtctcctctcgtctcgtctcacccgtctcaccacggtggtcaaaaaagcttatcaggtattgagagaaatgcgcatatccatctcaacagtcttcttccttacaaaaaccataagaagttattttgacgtgattgatttattgaagtctggctcaaatttgtcgcgcatgtggctattagttaacaagatttgcttggatatttctgttggaattcaaaaaggcttttgaaccactgtggcagtcgtctcaatggtgagacgagacgaagaatccagctcttgTCAAGCGATTACTCTCGTCTAGTAGGCTTCATAAAACGCGTTTGAGTAcgttgtccgaccacatttttaagaacgacATTTTAAAGcggttaaaatggggctcaagtcAAAGTTTTCATCATGTGGTGGAAACCCTTAACTGAAAGggaaggaacaagcctgggttcaggctgacctccagaggtgtcggaattaccttgattccgtaaaggtgcaatcatgtcgcccacattcaaacacatttctgggagattgaaacgaaattccgaatgcctcatcattgcgttgcagTTTCGGATACGTTTTGTTAAACTTTCGACATGCGACATCGACAAATACGACTGGGtcgcaaatcaaaatttattcacgggaatcttaagctggattcttcgttgatcagcttacccctctcgtctcaccagagagacgactgccacattggttcaaaatcctttttgaagtacaacagaaatatcccaacaaatctttttaacttttagccatatgagcgccaaatttgagccagaattcaataaatcaatcatgtcaaaattacttgttgtggtttttgcaaggaagaagactgctaagatggatttgcgcatttctctcaatacttgaaaaggtttcttgaccaccgtggtgagacaGGTGAGACGAGGggagaggagacgactgtatccaagaatccagctttaaAGTCCCGGGTCCCGGCACATAAAAATACCTATG
This Tigriopus californicus strain San Diego chromosome 12, Tcal_SD_v2.1, whole genome shotgun sequence DNA region includes the following protein-coding sequences:
- the LOC131891293 gene encoding LOW QUALITY PROTEIN: polyribonucleotide nucleotidyltransferase 1, mitochondrial-like (The sequence of the model RefSeq protein was modified relative to this genomic sequence to represent the inferred CDS: inserted 1 base in 1 codon), with amino-acid sequence MRKEGTPWHRPVGAVRVGWVDGALVLNPTRKTLARSQLNLIVSGNARGEMIMLEAEAQAVNRALVLDAIHLGAENVVKRACHFRSELPTDVIMDMRTLCYEPLKPANLDLSHDKQSRGVATFAIRDRAVAQLREKYPMHDTSLFHAFYTQLYGDLIKDLFFGRQTRVDGRAWDQIRPIVCERDLHKPLHGSALIQRGQIQXLCTVALDSPKSALKADSLSVMTGGMKEKNFFVHYEFPPYATNEIGLSTVGRRELGHGALAEKGLRAVIPSNYPFTIRLTSEVLESYGSSSMASICGRSLALLDAGVPLTQSVAGVALGLVTEYDNDEIKRHQVLVDILGLEDYLGDMDFKMAVTKDGGITALQADIKIPGLPLHIVDDAVGKGVKALGRILDIMSTCIKEPRTDKTNLPVTEVLTIPAHKRTSFIGPGGRNLKKMQTEIGVQTSQGNDESSWTIFAPNAESLAEAHEMIEQLKTDEYAPEYELGAIITVKVLEIKERGANVELHPNLSPVFIPLTQLAAQKLQH